The DNA segment GATCATCTTGTAATGTAAAATGCAGCACATCACCATCAAGTTCATTAATCACATAGAGATGTCGACCATTTTTACTCGCGACCAGATGTCTAGGACCTGCGCCAGATTGAGTCTCAAGCCAAGGTTGAGAATGTGGCTGTAATTGACCTTGCTTATCAAAACGATACAAACGGATCTTATCGTCCCCCAAGCAAGTCACAAACAAAGTTTGCTGCTCTATATCTGCCGTAGAAGCACTCAAATCAGGATCGCTCACGCTAATAACACAATGGGCTTTGGTGAGGTTTTCCAACACTTGCATCGGCGCTTGAGCTATATCATTCACCAGTGGAGACACCATCAAGCCATTTTGCGCATAAGAGGTGAGCAATAAAAACTGTCCACTTGCATCCAAACAACTCGACGAGGCACTTTTCGGCAAGGCAGTGTTAGCCACATGCGTTAAGCGACCATCTGATTCAATCAGGTAGGTCACCACCGCAAAATTTGGCCTTACTGCCGCATACAAATAAAGTCCGTCGGCACTGATGGTCACAGGTTGCACTTCGCCTGGCGTGGCAACAATTTGAAGTAATTCTAAACCGCCAGTTGCCTTTAGCTCAAAAACATGAAGTTGCTGGCTAGTTGGACTCGAGACATAAACACACTTCATCTTCCCTGACCTTATTTTTATATCTAGTTAATCTAAATTCTCTAAGCCCCATTTATATAACGCATTTTTCTTGAGATTGTGAATTTCTGCCACCAGCGCTGCGGCCTTTTTCAGAGGTAATTCTGTCGTCAATATTTTCAAACTGCGCAAAGCATCGTCAGGCAAGGCATCCGCTTGTTTTTCTTCACGATGACCATGAATAAGCAACACCATTTCGCCACGCTTACGGTTATCATCTTGCTCAATCCATTCAATAAGTTCACCAAGAGGCGCACCATAAATGGTTTCAAACGTTTTGGTTAACTCTCGCGCCAAAACAACTTCTCGTTCAGGGCCAAGTACACTGAGCATATCTTGCAAGGAATCCGTAATACGATGCGGTGATTCATAAAAAATGCAGGTGCGCTCGGCTTTAGCGATTTCCAATAATTTGTCTTTGCGACCTTTACTTTTAGCAGGAAGAAAACCTTCAAAACTGAAACGATCCGATGGTAAGCCCGATGCGCTTAACGCCGTGATCACCGCACACGCTCCAGGAAGAGGAACAACTTTAACCCCCGCCTGACGACATTTGGTCACTAAATGATATCCTGGATCACTAATTAGGGGAGTGCCCGCATCCGACACTAGTGCGATCGATTCACCTGCAAGAACTTTTTCGACTAAAACTTGCGCTTTTTGCTGTTCATTATGATCATGTAAAGCATAGGTTTTGGTTGCAATACCAAAATGCGAAAGCAAACGGCCAGTATGCCTTGTATCTTCAGCGGCAATCAGGTCAACTTGATGTAATACGTCGAGCGATCGTTGAGTAATATCACCTAAATTGCCTATCGGCGTGGGAACAATATACAAGGCTGGGCTTTCTAAAAGAGCAGTTTTGTTATCTATCATTTGTTTACCGTCACTTGAGCGATTAATATAGAGTCAATCTTTCACATAAAGAATAGAACGCATGCAAATTATGAATCATAAGAGCTTCAGTGTATCACGCTTATTCACTTCTATCGCCTTGATGTTGTTGATCTCTGCGTGTTCTTCACTTACGTCAACCTCTGACAAAGTGGACAT comes from the Vibrio gangliei genome and includes:
- a CDS encoding beta-propeller fold lactonase family protein, which produces MKCVYVSSPTSQQLHVFELKATGGLELLQIVATPGEVQPVTISADGLYLYAAVRPNFAVVTYLIESDGRLTHVANTALPKSASSSCLDASGQFLLLTSYAQNGLMVSPLVNDIAQAPMQVLENLTKAHCVISVSDPDLSASTADIEQQTLFVTCLGDDKIRLYRFDKQGQLQPHSQPWLETQSGAGPRHLVASKNGRHLYVINELDGDVLHFTLQDDRNHWQLAQRLSYIELQNDEVHWAADIHLTTDERHLFVSERTQHTMTCFSVDPDSGDLSLHDQLLTESIPRGFDLDPYDQFLLCAGQGSDHVSVYAIDSKSRHLARVERQPVGREPMWVRVLQR
- the rsmI gene encoding 16S rRNA (cytidine(1402)-2'-O)-methyltransferase — its product is MIDNKTALLESPALYIVPTPIGNLGDITQRSLDVLHQVDLIAAEDTRHTGRLLSHFGIATKTYALHDHNEQQKAQVLVEKVLAGESIALVSDAGTPLISDPGYHLVTKCRQAGVKVVPLPGACAVITALSASGLPSDRFSFEGFLPAKSKGRKDKLLEIAKAERTCIFYESPHRITDSLQDMLSVLGPEREVVLARELTKTFETIYGAPLGELIEWIEQDDNRKRGEMVLLIHGHREEKQADALPDDALRSLKILTTELPLKKAAALVAEIHNLKKNALYKWGLENLD